The DNA sequence AAACACGGTAGAGCCATCAAGGATATCAAGGAAAAGCAAGAGATTGTGGGCAATGCAAAGCAAAGATAGATGACACAAAACTGTTTTTGTTTTCTCAGGGGAGAAGAACAAGCATGATAGCATCGGCGGTGGCGACAAGCCTtaattctctttcttcttctatttTGCCTCTTTTGCTGTTTATTTCTCCTTTGCAGTTTgcacataaaaataaatatgtgTGCTAGCTAGATAGAGGTTTTGGAGAGACTAAGATCAAAATGTAACTCGAACTGGGCTCAAGCCACACACGCCGACCGAGCTAGCCTGGCGGGCGGCACTATTCAAACCAAAAAGCGAGCCCGTGGGCCGTGTCCGTTGCGGCCTTGGACCGGACGCCGAGCGATCCCCTGTGCCGCTGTCTTGGAACTCGAATCGAAGCGAATTTAGGCCTTTTCGCCCTGGCTGTCACGCTCTCTCGCGTAGTCGTGTCAGCTGGGTCCGGCCGGGAAATATCTCGGTGTTTAGTAATGTGTCGCTGCTGGATGGGGATCTGTCGTGACTCGTGACCGTCACGCTAATTCAAAGAGTAGTGCTATCTCGATCGCGAATGGGGAACGTTTGTTCTAGTTTTACCCAAGAGCAAAATGACCTCTCTAGCTCCTCAATACTTCGCCTTTTTGAAGTTTATGAATATACGGCAATGATTTTTGTAGAAATTGTCTACGATATAAGGCCAAGAGGGGTATCAAAACATATGTCAAAGTAGACACATAGATATTTTTTTCATTAAAAGGGTGTTTAGAACTGCTCCAACTCATCAGAAAATTAGAGTTTGTAAAACACATCTTTAGATGCTCTTACAACtctactctttttttttgaacacAGTGCGCGTAGGTAAAACTGTTTAACTAAAGAACATAGAGCAAAGCAGTCTCAAACACCTCCAAAGATGACAAAATTTATTGCTATTTTTATTAGATGAAGGAATCGGTACTCACAACATTATAAATAATTTTTGGTGTTTATATATTTATAGATATATTGCTTTTAATTGCATATTTAGAtaaagtgtatatatatacatctagatacatagtaaaaactaTATATTTAAAAAAGTCAAAGTATTTTATATTTAAAATAGACAGAGCACAAACAAAGTACAAAAATAGAAACCACTAAAAAAAGAAACAGCTACATGAGGAAGACGAAGTCTGGCTAAGGGGACAGAATAAGACCCAAGGACACATAGGCAATAGTGGGCAGTAGTATTGATGTTATCAATTTTTAGCATGACTTTGGAACTAGAGATCACTATTAGAATAATGGAACTCTCCTCGTGTTTTTAAGTAGTAATAAAATACAACCATTATAAGAATCTTATTAGAAGGCATTTGGTAAGGAaaaatttatactaaattttgaatgtcAACACACTAGGAGGACCTCTCACCTCACTAGGAGAAATTTAATATTCTGGTTATGGATGTCCGATAAAGATATATTAATTAATGTTGTAGGGCATGTCGTTTTTGTGTAAGAAAAGGTGTTTGCAGGTTGAGACTTAAGAACAAAAGCACTGTGCTCAATTAGTTATAGGgtttcaaaattgaattttggctcaagaaaaaaaatcatgttGAGACCAAACTAATTTTTAGtactctctctatctctctctctctctcaataaaaatattattcccCATTTTTAGTATATAGTAATGTGTTTGTTTTTCATGAATGCTGAGATcaagctatatatatatgccgTTCTTGTGAGTTCTGACAGAATTAGTTGAGCAAATGGTTACGGTTTCTTAAAAGTATCGGACAGGAATTTCTAAAAGTAAATAATCTGTTATCATAAATAAGATATTGGAAGCAAATAAATAAACTAGCCGTAGTGTGAGAAGCGTTAGGTTCACATTGAACAATTGATGTGGatgtttgtatttttttttaaaaaaaattgattcTAGGATTTAGCAGGGCTCTCTTTTTAGCGGTGTGCCCGTCGATAACAATAAACATACGGTAACTTTTTCAAGTTCCAAAAATACCAATGAATGATCATGGCCTACCATGTTATCTTTTATCCTATTTTTATACTgtctccgtccctgaaagaataGATTTCTAGCAAGTTTcagacagattagcatagctgccAAATGACCAAGTTACCCTTAATTAATATGAGTTTCACCATTAAGATGCACAGGAATCACTGCTTTGGGCTACGATCTGTTCACGTCATTTACTCATCCAGCCAACTGTCCACCGCAAAAAGGAGTGGGGACCATATATCCAGCCAACGACGCCACGCTCACGCAGCAGATCCTCTGTGCGTCTTTGATGCCACGATGAATACGAGGCGAGTAGTGGGACCATATATCCTAGAAATTGAATTATTTGGGGATAAATTTTTAGGCCAGAAATCTATTCTTtcaggaacggagggagtaacaaATACATTTGTTGTTTGTACATATGCCACCACCATAAATGAAATTTGTTCTTCACAAATCGACAGCCTTTGTTGTGTTTTTCCGAAAAAATTGTAGTCCAATCTGCAGCACTGGTACAAAGGCGGGCTTAGTGGGACCACACAGGATCAAATTGTTCGATGTAGCCATTAGTCGCAATCAGTTATGTTTGAACTTTGAAGTCAGCAATTCCACCACACAGGCCCTCTTTGCAAAGATGAGCATGATTCTCTAGGTATATGATCCAAGGTCACACTCAATTTAATTAGGGCCTCTTTGGTTCTCAGGAATTGAgaggaattgaaaagttttaaaaaataaaatgggAAGCACTCTCTAGATATTGATCTCAATTCATAGGATCCAAAATTTTGGCATGACTTACGTATCTCGTGATGCTGGTTAAAGATATTTTCTTATGTTTTTGGCTCGTCGTTTTCGGGTCAGAAAAATGTGTGTGGAAGTTTGAAATTAAAGTTTGAAACTTAACAAGAAAAACTACATGGAATCTTTCATGGATTAAGCACGGTCATAAAACCGCGTCGTCATGCCTGATGTCATGACTCACAAGAGAAACGACTTGACACTTGCTGATGCCTGATGTCCGTCGATAAAACTGTACGACAGTTCATGCTGAATCGGCAGTTGCATACCCCAGACGATAAGCAGACTAAGCGTCCTAGGACAACCATCCCTTTGGCCTTTGGGAGAGAAAAATGGCCAGCAGTGGCGAGgtgaaggcggcggcggcggcggtgcagaACAAGAAGGTGGTGCTGAGGCGGCACGTGACCGGGTTCCCCACTGAAGACGACATGGAGATCACGGTGGGCACTGCCGGTCTGCGTGTGCCGGCGGGGCTCACCGCCGTGCTGATCAAGAACCTCTACCTGTCCTGCGACCCATGGATGCGCGGCCGCATGACCAAGCACGAGGACGGCGGCATGCCGCCGGACTTCGTCATCGGAGAGGTAGGCATAATCAAAATCTGAAGCACTATTGATCTGTTTCAGAGATGCAGTCTTTCAGACGACAAATTTGCATCAGAGATCGATGAGGTGAAGCAATTTTCGTGATGTTTTGATCCATCAGGCTTTGGTCAATTACACTGTGGGCAAAGTGTTGGACTCGACGCACCCGGAGTTCAACGCCGGCGACCTCGTCTGGGGTATGAGTGGATGGGAGGACTACACCCTCGTCACCCAGCCTGAGTACCTGTACAAGATCAACCACTCCGATCTGCCGCTCTCCTACTACACCGGCGTTCTTGGTCAGCGATCTCTACAAATTCATCTGCGTTTTGCTTTAAAATTCTGCCGGATTGCCCAATGATCCAATGTTTCCTGCCGTCGCCATCCAGGCATGCCAGGTCTCACTGCATACGCCGGCTTTTTCGAGGTCGGCAAGCCCAAGAAAGGCGATTTCGTGTTCGTCTCGGCGGCGTCCGGCGCCGTCGGGCAGGTCGTCGGGCAGCTGGCCAAGATCGCCGGCTGCTACGTGGTCGGCAGCGCCGGCTCCGATGAGAAGGTCAGCCTGCTAAAAACCAAGTTTGGCTACGACGACGCCTTCAACTACAAGTCCGAGACCGACATCGGCGCGGCGCTGAAGCGGTGCCTCCCCGACGGCATCGACATCTACTTCGACAGTGTCGGCGGCGCGACGCTCGACGCCGCGCTGCTGCAGATGCGCCATGGCGGCAGGGTCGCCGTCTGCGGGATGATCTCGCAGTACAACCTGGAGGAGCCCGACGGCCTGCGCAACCTGTTCTGCATCATCCCCAAGGCCATCAGGGTGGAGGGGTTCAACGTCGGTGGCTGGTTCCATGTGTACGAGAGGTTCGAGGAGGAGATGGCCCGGTACATCAAGGAGGGGAAGGTCACCGTCGTGGAGGACGTCGTTGAGGGGATCGAGAGCGCGCCGGCGGCTCTAATCGGCTTGTTCTCCGGGAGAAATGTTGGGAAACAGTTGGTGGCGATGGGACCGTGAATTGGAGGACTCTAACACCGACCGTTGCGACGGAATGAGCAAAATCAGTAGGAACTTGGACGTTTCTTTTTAAAAAGTAATAAACGTTGGGTACTTGGGTGACATACTCGGATGGAATCCACAGCTATAATAATCAATATTAGCTTCATTTCCATGTGTTGCAATGGGAGTAAAAAATTATCCGGGTATCATCAGGCGTTTATAAATTTGATTAGAATATACTCCCACCatatcaaattataagtcattctaagaatcttggagagtcaaagtattttaaGTTTGTCTAGAtttataataacatttatgattctaactaagtatcattagatttttttattaagtatattttcatagtatatataCTTGATGTCATAAgtctttttaatttttctataattttagttaattttgaaatgctttgactctccaagatttttggaatgacataTAATTTGCGATGGAGGGagttgggatggagggagtagaagaTAGTACCAGagtttgtatctccaaataaacttGTTATCAAAGTTACTGCCATGCTTAGTCTAATAAACATTTTAATacatttttgtatatattttgtcAAACTTAAAATGTTTGACTCATCGTGTTGCGAGATtaacatttattttgaaatGGAGGTAGTATAGAATATAGATGCACCATGTTTGAGCACCTATTTTCATGAAATTGCAACTTTGGTTCCACCACTGCTCCTCACGCACCTAGAAACCTGAATTTTTCTTCATTACCTTCAGCAGAGATCTTGCAGCAGCTAGCCACCTGACAACAGCATGTAGCTTCACTTTCTAAACTACTGATCATGAACATATCCTCAAAAATGAACATATCCTAAAAAAACTGACTTAGTTTAGAGCAATACGTATATAAAATTAATTGATTTTACCTCATTTGTTTAATTTTACCTCATGTGTTAAGTTTCATTATTAAGTTTAGAGCTCATTTCTCTCTACGGtagctcagaaattaatttagtTCAAAGTAATCCATACAACAGAAGAAAAATGCAGAAAGGAAACTTGGCTACCTTTTCCCATTCAGTGGTTGCTGGATCTCTCGCTCTCCTAGCTTGTTCCTTCTTCACCTCCTTCAAAAAATTATGCACAAAGAAAATGGTACATATAGAAACTGAAATGTGCAATTCAATGATTGAATGCAACATTTTTTGCTTATGATCTTAGCTTTGTCATCAAATTCAAGAGTTCTCCAAAGAGACTATATGAAACAAAAATAAGAGCAAAAGGCATGATGGAAAACCCAGATCAATGAGCTGCACATTGACATGATATGTTCCTAATACAAAAGGAAAAATTCAGAATTCTCTTTGACATTTGTGTAATAGTAGGCAGTAAGCTCTATGGTATCACAACGTTGATTCAACTAATTGATTAAAaattatcaaaagtttttcatgagATTAACCAAAATGTAGTGGTATACATCATTTCTCTGTATTGTTTGTCACCGGCCATCCTAATCGAAAGAAAAGATGTAATGCGCATCGGCACCACGAGGCCGTTGATCTCCATGGCCTGGCCCACCCGTGCCGCAAATGTGGTGTACTCCAAGTCCAAGGACCTTGGGAGCTCATCGAAGTTGTCCATCCAGACCTAACAATGCATGATTTGGGACGTAACCCTAAGCCAGCCAGCGTGCGTCTAACGAACCTGTCAAAGACACACGAGTCACGAAGAATGAGATTGGCTCCCTgaaggtcgagatggcggactagaggggggtgaatagtcttttctaaaacttattgcaccggctaaccgaaacaaatacggaattaaaactatcggtctaaccAAGACTACACCACTCTATCTAacttctctagcaccttgaaaagatcctaaacaagcaagcaaggtgctaccttagcaagagctcacccaatcaattctaggagcaaggtcacacaaacctatgcaactagtactttgcaaaccgggggagctcctacacaaactagtgaggcaaagtgcacaaagcctaagctcactagcaagctcaataacaaggcaactaatgcccaattagagagcgcaaattacttaactacacaaactaagcaatgtgactaacaaggttacacaaaccaaattagtcacgcaagggaactacttctagctacacaagcaagaaggtaactagcaagctacacaagctaactaattacaagagcaactacacaagcacaagtatatgaatgtaagaacaagcttgtgttagggacttgcaaaccaacaggaagaataatgttgacacgatgattttcttctgaggttcacttggttgccaccaagctacgtccccgttgtgtcgaccaacacttagtggttcggcggctaagaggtgttacacgaacctcgttcccactaggacaccgcaagaacttacccacaagtgaggtagctcaatgacacgcacgatccaatagagttgctcttcgcgatccccgcggggtgagcactgtacccctcacaatctcttctccagagcaccgcacaatctccttgcgtgcttcgacagagtcacaagccaccaagccgtctaggaggtggcaacctccaagagtaacaagcaccaccggcttgcaacacgaacacctagtgtcactcgatgcaatctctcaatgcaacgcactagaatcgctcactcacacgaTCGGATGAACACTAttcagcatatgtgagttagaggcttcactagcacttcccaagcatggacactaagtcccaagggtgctcagcacttgccaaggccggccacaacttctatttatagccccaagggctaaactagccgtcactgggcaaaacacgagggcaccggacgctcatagGGAGCcgccggacgctcaacccccagcgtccggtgctcaggcgtcagccacgtgtcactagccgtttgaagtcgaccgttgccgccaacggctactacgCACGCGCGccagcacagcaccaccggacgctctactgcgtcacaccggactcgtgcgcagagaaggtagcaaaacgccctcacaccggacgctgggcaccggactcactccggtgcgtccggtgcactctgctacacccgacagcacaccggatgctaaaggccagcgtccggtgcctctgcgctgagcgtccggtgagtgtttccaactgagaaacactcccgcgacttctccaaatttcccaccggcgcaatagaaaatatgcacttaattttctcaaaagcgccgaatcccgcctcgcaagcacggcgggagggagagaggaacccacacccctctcaaccctaggaactccacctcctttgcaaatgtgccaacaccaccgagtgtccaccaccatgtgcatgtgtgttagcattttcacaaacagtttcccaaaggagttatcctttcaaacttgccacgccactcaatcctaacacgtatgcaaagttagatcgctcaagtggcactagatgaccgatatgcaaacaagtttgcccctcttgatagtacggccatctatcctaaatccggtcataaacttctctacacacctatgaccggtgaaatggaaataccctaggttatacctttgccttgcgctttccatttcatctccttcaatgttgatgcaacacatgcaccaaccaatcacca is a window from the Sorghum bicolor cultivar BTx623 chromosome 5, Sorghum_bicolor_NCBIv3, whole genome shotgun sequence genome containing:
- the LOC8076802 gene encoding 2-alkenal reductase (NADP(+)-dependent); translation: MASSGEVKAAAAAVQNKKVVLRRHVTGFPTEDDMEITVGTAGLRVPAGLTAVLIKNLYLSCDPWMRGRMTKHEDGGMPPDFVIGEALVNYTVGKVLDSTHPEFNAGDLVWGMSGWEDYTLVTQPEYLYKINHSDLPLSYYTGVLGMPGLTAYAGFFEVGKPKKGDFVFVSAASGAVGQVVGQLAKIAGCYVVGSAGSDEKVSLLKTKFGYDDAFNYKSETDIGAALKRCLPDGIDIYFDSVGGATLDAALLQMRHGGRVAVCGMISQYNLEEPDGLRNLFCIIPKAIRVEGFNVGGWFHVYERFEEEMARYIKEGKVTVVEDVVEGIESAPAALIGLFSGRNVGKQLVAMGWRE